The DNA sequence gattcatgaaaaaaaaaaaaaacaatagaaaatgggAATGGGATTTAAATTTGAGCAACACAGGCTGGGATTGTGGGATTTGAGCTGGgatcagaaaaaaacaatttactgggaaatgggattaggaccccccacccccccccccccattcaTGACCCTCTTTCTGCGGTGGCCATTCGATCATTTGATAAACATGAACTTTACTGTCTGAAAAGATTGCAACGATGCATATTTTGGAACGCCGAGCCATTTCGAAACTTTTCCTCTCCCCTTTTTCATACAAACCAACTCATCTGAGGAATGAACACAGTATGGACAACAACTAGACAAGTCTCCGTAAAATCTGAGCTGACAAGCACGCTTTGCAGGCCTATCTACCACTACGGGCTACCACACGTCCACTTGCTACTTAAACAATGGAATGTATCATTCCTGTCGCCATTTACTAGCTTCTGTTGTTACGGATAGAGCAAGGAAATGTTGGTTGCATAAAACCGGgcctttcaaaattttaataatgCCACCCAAACATCATCAAATTTGATATGTTACTCTTCAAACTAGTGTCGATTAGATTTCAACCTCAACAACTCCAATCTTGGGAACGGGTAGACCAAACTAACGACTGAATGCTCAATAGCCCAGTTTCTAAGACGAGGAGTATTTGCTCACCATATGACCTACCGTGACTACAAAAGTCACGTGGGGCCAAATTGGACTTCTGCAGTATACTTATTAGCTCAGCAAATCGCAAATTAAGTTATCCTGTAAGTCACGCGAGAccaatgtttaattttgtttctataGGGAATTACGGCACAAAATACTCATTCACATAACCCTCCAGCACTGGAAACATTCGTGATATCAGCGTCGGAATTTGAAGGGTCATTACTATGTCTGAGTCAAGCATACAGAATAATGAGCAACTATCACAACACTCAATCAAAACATCACGCAAGCTAGACTAATATTGCACTTACGATGTTTCCTCTTTAAGGCCCTTGTTCACCCAAAAGACATTGCGCGtttacgttgttgttttgaattaCTTCCAGGATTTTGACTGGATAATTTACGGACTTTCAGTCTGCGCAAAATTAATTGCAGCACTCAACATCTTTTGGGTGGACATTGGCCTTGGGCCTAATTGCAAATACCAACGCGGATCTTCCTAGCATTTAACCACAATGAGTTGGTTTATAGTGGTTATGGGTAAAACCAAGCAGCAGTGATCATTTGTTCCAAATGACTATCGACTCTCTCACCATTTCAGGTACCCAGCTTTGGCGACCAATAGAAATATCGCAGGTGTGATCGTCTTCCTTTGGGTAATGGGCACACTAGAAGGAGCCTTTGCAAACATTATTCAAAGAATTGATAAAAAGCGAGGTTCAATTTTACTCGAGCTGCTTTATGGCTGccttcaaaacaacaaaatcccCGAAGAAGATAAAGTGAAAGATGTTGTACCTCATTTCCTGGCTTTGATGTCTCTCGTGGTCTTCGTGCCCAGCGGTATCATGCTGGTAACGCATGCACTGATTCTCAAAATCTCTCTCAAGCAATACAGGTGCATCCGCGCGGTTCAAGACGCCGTGGGACAAAGACGCCTTAACGAAATACGCGCCGCCAAGACGGTTGCAATTATGGTATTTTCAGCATTGGCGTGTTTCTCGCCATTACTAGCGGTGAACTTTATCACAATATTTGAACCTCCTGCCAGCAAACGGAGGCTTGATACAAGCCAATTTAACATCAAGTATATTCTTTTTCCCAGTCTCAAAATTCTTACTCTATGGGCAATGTGTTTCAACCCCTTGCTTTACGCCTTGAAAAGCAGGCCGTTCAGAAAAGCATTGAGAAGGATTTCCGAAAATGCTGGCATTTCATTCTCTAAACGACGCAACTTGGAACTAAAACCAAGAGCAACTAATGATAATTCAAGCTTAACTGCTACTTAGGTCTGACAGCCTCCTCTTGCTGTTCTAGAGATTATAAAGCTCGCTTGCCATGTTGCAGTCTCGAGATCGCTTCCCTGTTGTTGGAGCAGAAAAGCGAAGGCATTCCCATCCAGACTGACACAATGGCCAAACGGTTAAGGCGCCGAACTCGAAATCTGGTTATTCTGAGTTGAAGTCGCAGACGGATTATGCCGGCGGTTTTGTCTGTCTGTGACGCAGGctagtcccgctctgaccaacAGCTGTTTGTTCGAGGATGTCCCTAGTTGgactcctcggctgcgcttgtacatagccaactgCAGCCAGTAGAGATtattaacctgttaagttcatttcagtagtttgtttcaatggccctgaaaagccccagtaGAGAGAAGTCAATCAAGTACACATTGCATAACataggaaataatttttaacccaCTCAATTATATTTAATACAAAATATAATCAAGTTGTTGTcaaataaaattgcaaaaacgTTCTGATGCAAGATGTTTTAAGTGAGAGAAAAAATGACACCAAAGGAATTGAACAACAACGGCGAAAGGCCATCACTATTGCTGCTTGGTTTTGAGGTTCATTACAGGCCTTAGAAGAATTTCACATAACATGGAGGAGTTCTGAAACGAAGGAAACAAAGAGAAGTGAAAATACGTTATAGACAATATTTTCCAAAACATGTAGTTCGGGGAAGGGAGGCTTAAGGGTTGGACATGCCAGAGGAATCGCAGAAATCATAATAGCGCTAAAGAAACCTTAGTTTAAAGGCGAAGCTATTTTACACGCACAGCTTTTGAATCGACTCGACTCGGCACTTACAGATTACACACAAAACAAAGGGCACTTTTCGCAGAAATGCAACTTAACTCGCGTGCGTGAAATGTCATTTAAAGTCATCGTGAAATCAAACGTCTCGTGAAACGTTTTGACCAAGTTATAATGCAATTTATTTTATCACCACTGAGACGACTGACAGTTAAAATTAAACTGGATTGGTCACTATCTGACTTAAGTGGTGGTTGGCATCTTCAACACAACGTTTTGATTAACTTCAAACTTACCATCACAGCCAGATAGAACAGCCCGAGATAAGAAGCAATGCCAACGGCTAGGAACAGGTCAAAAATTGCTGGCTTTACTCTATAAACGAGATATACCACTCCATGTAAGGACATTCTGACAAAGCACTTTCTCATTACAGCTTCATGTGGTAAAGTTAAAACAAGAGGTAAAGAGTAACAAAACAGCGCGGGAAGTTGTCAGCGCAACGATGGCAGTGTTGATGACGAGGCCATAAATCAAGTGATATGATTGGTAGGACGGAGAAAACAAattcgtgctgcacgtgcagtgCGCTCTGTGGTGAATTCACGTTTGGTGCCTTGCAAAACAACAGttgtcaatcatttttacGAGAACGTGGCTAAAACAGTGGGTCTAAATATCATTCATTCTCTATCTTCAATCCAACGCACCGGTTCGTACCACAACCCACTCATAAAGTGAcgagatttttatttttttgaatttgacttCGACGTTGGCGTGTCGTCAACTCAAATTCTCCTTTTTCCCCACACACGGAAGCCATGAAATTTAGCTCATTTAGACGCAAACATTGTGTTGCAATCCTTAGCTCTCACCTATAAGCAAACATAGTCGTCTCTGGTTTGTCATAAAACATAAACTCTGGATCCCTAAACAcagaaaatgaaggaaaagagaattcaattttaaaattgaacaTCCAATACCCTTCCACTTGTAAATAACAAATAGGACATAATTACCAAATTGCGTACGCGTTGTAGATTTTACACCTTTGCACTAGTTTTCTATGGTCGATAGCAACAATCAAAGGTATCCTGTGGTAAGCCCGTGGAGTAAGTAAG is a window from the Acropora palmata chromosome 1, jaAcrPala1.3, whole genome shotgun sequence genome containing:
- the LOC141873642 gene encoding adenosine receptor A2b-like translates to MKEKACSPMSPMNDTCQPRRMPVSLTAIFITLSVLGMLISAVGNSLIFLAMYKTRPLRTPANYLLVSMSFASFMLIPVMATYTFSLTKSERDPVMPDLCSWSSEVDFGIFCVVTAHLATISLDRLVAIKMPMRYPALATNRNIAGVIVFLWVMGTLEGAFANIIQRIDKKRGSILLELLYGCLQNNKIPEEDKVKDVVPHFLALMSLVVFVPSGIMLVTHALILKISLKQYRCIRAVQDAVGQRRLNEIRAAKTVAIMVFSALACFSPLLAVNFITIFEPPASKRRLDTSQFNIKYILFPSLKILTLWAMCFNPLLYALKSRPFRKALRRISENAGISFSKRRNLELKPRATNDNSSLTAT